The DNA segment TTGGGATCAGCCCAGCAAACGATGGAAATGTTATTCGCTTAGTGATTCCACAATTAACAGAAGAGCGTCGTAAAGAATTAGCAAAAAAAGTGGGTAAGGAAGCTGAAAATGCTAAAGTTTCTGTTCGTAATATTCGTCGTGAAGCAATTGATGAATTGAAAAAAGCAGAAAAAAATAACGAAATTACTCAAGATGATTTGCGTACTTTTGAAGAAGATATCCAAAAAATTACAAATACAAGTGTTAAAAATATTGATGGTATCGCTGCAGATAAAGAAAAAGAATTATTAGACGTATAATCTTGGAACAATCAAAAAGCACTACAGGCCTTTACGTAAGGTCTGTAGTGCTTTTTGATTATGAAAAACACTTTGCATTAAGCTTTTCTTTTATCGTCACCCATTAACAAACTTGTTAACTTGGTTACTATAGCAGAAATAATTAAACCGACTATGAATTTTTTGATTCTTCTGTTCATTTTAGTGTCCTCCTTAAGTAACTAACTGAGTATAATTTATTATAGCATTATTCAATTTTTGAGCCCAATAAAAGGCTCTTGTTATGATCATTTGATGAATAAAG comes from the Carnobacterium sp. 17-4 genome and includes:
- the frr gene encoding ribosome recycling factor codes for the protein MTNAILETMKEKMVKTEGALQRELGTIRAGRANAGLLDRINVVYYGAPTPLKQLAQISIPEPRVLMVTPFDKTSISDIEKAIMQSDLGISPANDGNVIRLVIPQLTEERRKELAKKVGKEAENAKVSVRNIRREAIDELKKAEKNNEITQDDLRTFEEDIQKITNTSVKNIDGIAADKEKELLDV